A segment of the Kazachstania africana CBS 2517 chromosome 2, complete genome genome:
AAAACGGAAATGCACCAACTGCTGCATTAGCATCGGTAAGTGAATTTAACATAGTGGATTTACCACTAGATGGTTTCCCCACTATACCAATTAACGGATCTCTAGGCATCTTTTCTTACTTCTTTTTATCGATCTCTTCTCGATTTACTTCACCTcatcatttaaaatttttcaaattccaTATATCTCAAGAATTATCGATATAAGAATTTCCGAATCAGGGAGATCGTAAAGCTTCTATATTTTGACCAAAAAAAAGCTATTACAATACTAATTCGATTAAGAGGAATCTGGAATGTTTAATTATCCTCGAATTTCAGTGGAGCAACTGCCACTGAACAATTTGCCTAGTTTATTACCAACTGCAGGAGTCCCACAACATGTAGATACCGATACTAGAAATTCAATGTCACAACATCGATTGACAGAAGGAACCAATAATTCTCTCGATCCAAtttatgaaaatattgaaatcgAAAACTTCGAGCCCAACAAATTAAGATTAATTATCCCAACGGCTTCTAATTTAAAGATAAAGACAGAGAACgttttcttaaaatttATCTTCGCTGGATATGATGATTCCAATGATTTATTCtgtcaattcttcaatccAAATACGAATTTGATTTGTAATAAAAGAATGCACTTTGAAAATCATAAGATTAAAATAAGTACGATGGCTCGAAAATGTAAAGATCATCTAGTTAAATCtcataatttcaatattaatgatcataattatttcaaatttttaaacCTATACTATCcagttttcaaaaattcgTATACTGAAGACACTTTAAATAAGGTTTTACCGATgttagaagaatttgaagtcGTATGTGACTCAATCAAAATTGAGAATTCAGATTCATACAAAGAGTTAGCTAGTATCATTGGAGATAGGATCAGACATACAAGAAACAAGTTATCAGATAATGAggaatttaaaaaatggtTTACAAATTGGGTAATTGATCCAATAACCCTTAGAAATGATAGTGATGATAGTAAGTCTTCCATTAAGGATGCTTATGATTTGTTTGCGACTGTCAGGgacaaaattcaaattagtcatttttctttagcAACAGAAGAGAGTGGTGACAACGGAGAGcaaactgaagaagaaataaataacGAAAAGTCaatggaaaaattggaCCCCGCTTTGCAAGATGAACTATGGTCGTTATTACAGCAGCAACAGTATCAGAGCCAAATGGTGGCCCAGTTATTAGGAAAGCTACTTGCGGAAGCGCACAGCCCGTCACATGCTACTACCATTGGTAATTCCATGATTCTACaactattgaaaaaagtatCCAGGCAGTTAAATCAGGAGGTAAAGTTAAGACAAGAACAGCAACTACTGCAGAATGATATATTGGAATACTTAAAGAGAATTCCTAAAAGACACCTTAAAAGATCAAAGTTTCAAGCGAAGAAACGAAAGATCAAGAACTAATACTTTTGATATTCAtgtttttatatattccATAAATTTAAGCCCAAGCATTTGATAAGATACAGTCATACCGCAGTCCTGTAGTGCAATCAAGTTAGCAGTCTGATTTAGATCACCCTGGTCTAAGGGTAGAACTTAAAGCCTTAGGCGCAAGAAGgatattttctttggaaTTATGTTCTACATTGGCTGGACTGTAAAATGTTTTCCAACattcttctaaatttaCAAGCAGGTAAGAATTGTACACATTCATTGTAATACATAATTTTAAGTAGTAACCTTCGGAactctttttctcttcacACAATATCTCCCAATCACGAAGCTacaaatttataatattcaatttaaatAACTTAGTAATGCTAACGGTTACTTAGGCCATCCTGTTTCATAATTTGGGAggatatatattttttgcttATTGATATGTTCTTCTAGAAGTTTCTCGCAGTAGTATCATCCTCATGCTCATCgcaaaaatgaaaaaaaaatttttggccGACATCATCTCGTTTTCATGTACTGAACAGATTTAATAAGTGGGTTATATAGTTCATCAGCTTGAATAGACAGTTAATATTTCCCACTACTTTTCACCTGATAATATACGTATAAACATAATGgtcgaagaaaataaagaaagtCTGTTTAAACCTGTTGGTGAGACTGCTGAAGAACTACAAGAACCAGCTCAAACTCAGGATGGTGTTGTATTAACTGGAGCTGCTGATGCTATGGGTCATCCAGTCCAAGAAATCGAATCTTTATGCATGAACTGTCACGAAAATGGTACTACTAGATTGTTATTGACTTCTATTCCTTATTTTAGGGAGGTTGTCATCATGTCTTTCGAATGTGAGCACTGTGGTTTAAAAAATTCTGAAATTCAGCCAGCTTCTTCTATTCAAGAGAAAGGttccaaatatattttaaagatagaggataaagaagattttAATAGACAGGTCGTCAAGGCTGAAACAGCCTCATGTAAATTTGTCGAAttagatattgaaattccACCAAAGAGGGGTGTTTTAACTACTGTTGAAGGTTTGTTGGAAGAAATGattgatgatttagaaTCTGACcaagaacaaagaaaacaaattGACGAAAATCTTTATAATCAAATCAAGgacttcattgaaaaagtcaaaAGTTATATCGACTGCAAAGAAGGAACTTTACCATTGACATTTGCATTAGATGACCCAGCTGGTAACTCCTGGATTGAATACAAGCCTGGCGAAGCACAACATAAATGGTCTCATAGTGAATATATCAGAACTGATCAACAAAACGTTGATATTGGTATTATTACAAGAGATCAACTAGAGGACCGTCGTAAAGAACAAGTTGCTGCTCTAGCGAACCGTGAAAGGAATAAGTCACAAGCTAGTACTGTCTTGAAAAGTTCTGAAGCTTTCCTTTCTGATGCTACCGACATTGAGAACTTTAACAATGAGGTTCAAACCTTCACAGCATCATGTCCTTCATGTATGCAATCTTGTGATACACATATGAAACCTGTCAATATTCCTCATTTCAAAGAGGTTATCATCATGTCTACTGTTTGTGAGCACTGTGGCTACAAATCTAACGAAGTCAAGACCGGTGGTGCCATTCCAGCACAAGGtagaaaaattactttACTTTGTGACGATCCAAGTGATTTGTCTCGTGATATCCTAAAGTCCGAAACATGTTCCTTAGTGGTTCCAGAATTGCATTTAGATATCCAACAGGGTACTTTAGGTGGTAGATTCACTACTTTAGAGGGTTTACTAAGACAAGTCTACGAAGAACTGGAATCTCGTGTCTTCACACAAACATCAGATTCAATGGATGAAGAAACTAAGCAAAGGTGGGTTACTTTCTTTGCCAAATTAAAAGATGCCACCGATGGTAAAGTAAAATTCACAGTTATTATGGAAGATCCATTGGCTGGTTCCTACATCCAAAATGTTTATGCTCCAGATCCAGATCCTAACATGACCATCGAAGATTATGATAGAaccgaagaagaaaacgaAGACCTGGGTCTCAAGGATATGGAGGTTAACTAAGTATACACTCCATTTGTATAATTACTTTATAATAACACATTGTctttcataattttttctcacGATATTAAGCCTATTCAAGGCTACGTGCCTGGTTCCTTAATATAATGGAAAAATACTCTATTTTTAGTTTCAATTCTGTACTTTTCGCATATTTTCTCGAAGGGCGCttctgatgaaaaaaagtcCTCAGATCCTGCATTTCATCGCTGGCATCCGAGTGCAACCATGAACAACAAATCTTGAGTTCTTGCTACTTTGTTTGCTAGGCATGCTTTTTTAGAAGGTTATAGTTAATATAATCCAGGCTATATAACTCTGTAGAATTGAGAGGCATGAACGGTGCATCAGTAAGGCAATTGGCACCAATAGAAAAATACTTCTATCACAGAAGTGATTTAGGTTTACATACCTGTTTCTATTTAGGAGTGGAGCTTAGTAAAATTCCAAGTAAGgataaatttattcaagCATTAAAAAAAACCATTGCAGAGTTACCATTATTCCATTGCAATATTGACAAAGGATCTGGTAACTCTGATTTGCACGCCAAAAATGTTCAAGGTGTGATCAATTTCGCTGATGTCGTTGAGTTTAGGAACGATATCCAGTTCCTATCTACGAAGGAAATTAACGATATATTCCAAAACTACGATTTCAACTATGGTAAGGAATCTTTCCTGTGGAAGATCTTAGTTATTCCATCACAGAACCAATTGCTCTTATTATTGGATCATGCATTATATGATGGCAATTCTGGTGTAAAGTTTTGGGAGGTTTTCATGACGTCTCTACGAGAAGCCAAGTGCAATGTGGAAGAACAAGAGGATGAGTGTATCTTCAAGGGGGATAAATCAACTGATTTTGTTCTTGAACCGCATCCTTATGATAAGTGGCCTGGTACGTGGAGCTGGGCGGTAAAGAAGGTTCTGGCAAAAATGCTATTCTCTGCTTCACCAAAAATGATTACAAAGATCGATAGCAAGTTTATGCAGTTTAAAGACTACCCTTTTGTTGATAAACTTCTGGAGAAACCACcaaaaaatggaagaaaatatcaagtAAATAACGATAACCTACAATGGCAATTTCGTCTTACTCCTGAAtcgttgaaaaaaatgttgGAAAGCTGTAAAAAGAATAGAGTGTCACTGACTTCTTATTTGGTTGCGTTATTTATAATGTCCTTGAGAGagataaatgaaaataaattgtgCGGTGGACCGTCGGTGAACGTCAGTATTCCAATGAATACCAGAATGAAGTGTAAAGAAAGATTGAATCTCAGGGACGAAGAAGTACAAGTAGGAAACTTTGTTACTGGTCTAGATTTCAAGACGAAAATGGAAAAACAGGAAGAGACCACTATTCTAAATGTGGCTTCAAAGGttcaagaatttattacaaACGAAACTTTGAACAACATAGGAGACAAGATTAATGCtatgaatttattaaatgttGTAAACCAAAGAAGGTTTTTGGAGGAGACTTTGAATTCCATTAATGAGGGGCCAGGTTCCGTGTTCGAAGTGACAAATTTGGGTTTCAAAGACTTTGATAGAAACTGTGACACTCAGTTAAACTTTTATATCAAGGACAGTTTTTTTAACGTACCTAAGGGTATTTATAGTGTTTTCACTTGTGCAATAATATCTACTCCTTTAGGTGGTTTGAATTGTACAGTCTCCTTTCCTAAAGAATTGGCTGATACTCTTGATAAGCCATTTTCGTATGTCAAAAACAAGTTAAATTTATGACATCTTAAATGCTATTCCTTTAATTGGTTGGGAACTGTAACTGCAGGTAAACAGGACATACGACAGAAATCTGAGTCAAAGTAATCAATATATGCTTTTACCTTTAAACCGTCAAGTAAGTTAAATAGTGTATATGTAGACATGGGAAGGGATTGCGATAATCACTCATAGGCCAAATTTTTCGAGCTATGAGTTCCAAATTCTTGGGTTTGGATGTTTTCGccataaaatttttcagaaaatagCTGACTTTCTGTTCTTCCCAGATTATTGGAATTGGTAATGTGAATATTAGCATATTGTGCGGTGATAGAGTCctcttgaattttgaaaatgttagCTTTTAGCATGATTAATGCGTGTAATACACACAACACGAACATTAGCAAAGCATCAAAAATGTAAAGAAACCATTCGTGACTTTGTATATAGCCGTCAAAGCCTTCAATAGCTTCAATAACTCTAATGATCGATCTTAAAAGGATTAAAAAACTATTGAATAGAAGAACGatattcaactttttcCAATTGACCTTTTCACTAATAGgatttgtttttcttgataatttgaacaaaaagAGGAACTCattgataataaataaacCAAAGAAGATAATTTGAACAAATAAGCCTCCAGTCAATACATGACTCCCCGTTACTCTTCCACTTTCTGATGCCATCAaaccaccaccaccagCTTGCATCAGAAGACTGACAACATCACCTAGAACAAAAATTGTAGTGTTGAATCTCGCTGGcattatcattaaattttctgaaaacATCAAATGAGACATTCTTCCAAATATCATGTAGATCGAAGCAGCGAAAAGAGTCGGCGCGATTAAGACTAAAACATTCTGAATCACGTACGGCGTTATCTTGGTTTGGTTATTACATGAGACACAACGTGCTATGTAACCAATGACTTCCAGAGCACATCCCACTATAGAAGGAATATATGGACCAATCAACTTGACTGGAGAATAAAAACGTAATGAAAACCCATTTGctgttgaagatgatggATATACGGTATGTTTATTTTTCGTGGCACATCTGTAAAGAGTCAGGATCGACAAAATAGTGGCTACAATGAATAGAGCGGTGAATATTCCAGCAGCAGCCTTGTTAGGGGTATAACGATATAATTGCCAACTAGAATCAGTTCCGTTATTCGAAATGGTCATATTGAAACCGTTGATGTTATCGAATGACCATtagaaaagcaaaaaacAAAGTGTCAATAGCATGCCATTTATATAAGTCGTTCGAAAACAAGATGAATGAGGATGTAACGCTATAAGCCTCTTCCTAGTTTTAAAGTGGCAGTAAGTTGCGGACATGTCTGAATATTTGAGCTTGCagtaatatcaaattttttccGAAATCTTGCTTCGGTTTACTCGAGAAACTCAAAAATTAGTGCAGAGAAATTATTTTACCGAGGGAAAGCAACAGCGGAATATTGCGCTGCGTAATAACACTCACAAATTGACCAAATAAAAATCAGACTTGGGAACACCTTCCTCACAAGAGACTCCAAAATCTTGCAGAAGGTCTTCGATTTTCGTGCACACTAAAAATAGATGATATACGAGCAGGGCAAACTAGGTCAAGACAactagaaaaaaagaaatgatcaAGATTACTATCTCATGTCTGCTTTGTGATGGGGTCTTATCAAAGTGTACTTTCCAACAACAAATGACAGTCATATACATTGGATTTGGCACACCAATATTTCATTGTTGATGAACTGTCCAATTGGATGCCACTGTAATACATCAACTTCTTTTCATGGCGTTACTTTCACTACTGGCAATGTCAATCTTGGGATACTTCATGTCACATCTTTTTCGCTGCTAAAAAAAAGTAcaacaaaaaatgaaaaatcgCGATTACATTGGACTGTTTTCTACACCCACACCTACATCCGTACTTTCGCTACTGATGTAAAccaattattattgaaaattttggaaaatgtaTTTTATTCGGAAAGTTTTTGTGCGCGGTACCTTCTGTTTTGCGTCCCTTCGGTTCACTTTTGGCGAGTCCAGATGGTCTCCTGTTGAATCTTAGGCTGAGATCACTGTAATTCTCCCCCCAGATGGGCCGAGCTTGTACCAGCCCGTTGTGAGGTCACACCCACCTACCAAGTCTTCGGATGGGCCGAGCTCTGCTCTACTGCTCGGAAATTGTACTCGCAGTACAGAGGTCGATGTTGCGCAGACATCGCGGTAACTGGATGCAGGCCCTCAGTATTGTCAATGTAGCGTTCTTGCAAGCAGGTAGCAATGGTCAACATTTCGCCATATTAAGATAATGTTTACACATATACAGTTGGtattgatttcattgaaagataagCTAGCAAAGAAATTGAGCAAAATGTCCTTACCAGCTACCTTTGACTTGACTCCAGAAGATGCCCAATTATTGTTGGCTGCCAACGCACACTTAGGTGCCAGAAACGTTCAAGTATGTTGAAAATAGGAATTAACCTAACTACTCAGATATGATGGAAGACCGAATGTTAGAAGATAAGAGTATTATAGGGAAATTATAAACTactgaaatcaaaaaaatagagTACCAACAAGTGATCATAACGAcattatattattaaatataatttgaaatattacaaagaaaattttgccAAAGGATATCAGTTGTCAATGGGAAATCGACTTAGTTATAATTGAAGATGAGAAACTTATAAGTTATCCAATCTAGAAACTTCCATCACgtaatttcatttcataATCAGATTTActaacaatattttttttatcattttaaTAGGTTCACCAAGAACCATATGTTCACAGTGCTAGTCCAGATGGTGTTCACGTCATCAACATTGGTAAGACCTGGGAAAAATTAGTCTTAGCTGCCAGAATCATCGCTGCTATTCCAAACCCAGAAGATGTTGTTGCCATCTCTTCCAGAACCTACGGTCAAAGAGCTGTCTTAAAGTATGCTGCTCACACCGGTGCTACTCCAATTGCTGGTAGATTCACTCCAGGTTCTTTTACCAATTACATCACCCGTTCTTTCAAGGAACCAAGATTAGTTATTGTTACTGACCCAAGATCTGATGCTCAAGCTATCAAGGAAGCTTCTTATGTTAACATCCCAGTCATTGCTTTAACTGACTTAGACTCCCCATCTGAATACGTTGATGTTGCTATCCCATGTAACAACAGAGGTAAGCACTCTATTGGTTTAATCTGGTACTTATTAGCCAGAGAAGTCTTAAGATTAAGAGGTGCTTTAGTTGACAGAACCCAACCATGGTCTATCATGCCAGATTTATACTTCTACAGAAACCCAGAGGAAGTTGAACAACAAACCGCTGAAGAAGCTGCTCAATCTACTGccactgaagaagaagccaAGGAAGAAGTCACTGAAGAGCAAACTGGTGCCTCTGAATGGGCTGAAGAAAACGCTGATGCTGCCGAATGGTAAGTTTGGTGACATTTACATTTAGTATATTAGTataatcttttaaaaaaataatcacGTTTTATAATTCACaacatttttcttgtacGACCGTCTCATCGTAAAAATGGCAGTTTTGTATAGTGATACAAGAATCTACGAGGTCTATGTATGAGATAATTGAAATCTGATATCCAAACGACTATGTACAGTGCAATTTTTATTACTTGAAGACAATTCTATATCATACCGAATGTGCCTTCTATGCTTGTCAATTTTCGGCGTAAACTTTATATACACgatataaaataaaaaaagtgaaTCTAAAACATCTTGGAAGTTATTGAACAAGGAAAAAGTCATCACTCAACTTTACAATTGCCGAGAACATTTGCCATAGGCGATTCGTATAGCAGAATATGAGTGTGCCGAAGAAGAGACTCTTTGAATTAAATCGACTTTCTGCCAAGATATTTGATCAGAATTTCAATCCACAAGGGTTAAGGACGGGTTCGAAAATACTATCGAGCAGACTAAAAGGTCCAACAATAGCAAATTATTATGGTAATCctgattttttgaaatttaagaatttgaaaacccTTTTTCCGAACTATCAATTTGTTGATACAGATGAACTTTACAGACTATCAAAAGTGGAGGGTTTGAAGCGTCGTGGTAAGGGTCCCCCAAAAAAGACGAAATCAGGTTCTACCCTTTCGAAGCCAACGAAacataaataataatattctaACAGATTAATGCAATTAGGGCTTTGGCCCCgtaaataattgaaaagatgTATGTATCatgtatataaaaaaaagcgTATTCACATACTAAGGGTTGGCTAGGGCATCTGAAAGCTTTGCATAGATGTCCCTGGCTTTGATAGGTCCATCAggtaatgaaaaatataaaacatGGTAAAGCTTAGTCCTATTTAAAGTCAACGGAAGTCCTTTCAGTATCTGTCTTGCAGTGtaacttgaaaaataattataCCTTATTTTACTCATTAGAATGGAGTAAGGTCTAAACATTCTACTAATCTTCAGAGGATTGTTTTCTAATGTAAAAATGGTCAACCCTGGTTCAGTTCTATTCCAATTGATAGAGATTCCACCCGGTAATCGCTTAGGGTCCTTTATTCTCAACAGTAACGCAAACAATGGGAAGTGGTTAATTAAACCAATAATTGACTCGAGAAAAATCTCTACACACATCGCCATAAGCCTGAGAATTGTGTAACAAATATAAAAGGCAAGAACAGTAGGCATTAAAAAGACCAAAATCAGAAAGAGTAATGTCCCCATAAGCAATTGATCAAGTTCGAAGAAATGGTGGTCAATTCTGTCACGTAGTACATTCCTTTTCTTGCCGcagaaaagataaaatagGCTTATCATACAATTAAGTTGCCAGTGATACAGTTTACCACTTATatgataaaataaatataagtGGAGAGAAAGAATAGAGAAAAAGTCCATAATTAGCGATAAACCAAATGATGCACCGGATAAACACATAATCTGAGTaagtaaagaaagaaaccAACTCAAATTGCTTTTATCcacaaaatatttagcAAATCCGTTGAAtgtaaattcaataatccATAGAAACAGTTCACTGAGAAATGATGCAAGctcttcattcaatttaataCCGAACGGGTtgtttgaaagaaatatggTAATCTTCTTTATAGAATCATAGCAGCAGAACTGTATCGAGGACGCCACTATATTTACCAATTGATCGTGCTGGTCGTGTAAAATGGCACCAATTATCAGGCCAAACGACACGTCATTTACTATCAGCCATATGGTATTGTATAATCTAATATAATCTGGGTAAAATTTGCACGGCAACTCGCTTCTCAAGCTTGCAGATGCTTCTGAATAGCTTCGAAATCGAGGGAGTGCTTTTCTGATGGtaacatttttatttatttttaagtACTGGACTGGAAAGTATGCAATTTGTTGGCATCGAAGATCTATTTGCTGTAGTGTTGCAGATATTGTTACAATGGGGAAGTATGACCAATGCAGAAGAAGGTATATATTTTGTGCAATGAAGCATAGACTCATTAATAAATAGAACAGTAACCTAGAAGTGACTCTTGAGAGAAAAGAATGTTGATAACATTTTAGTAGTATACTAAAGAGTTTTTCGGATAACCTATTTTCTCCAATAATAAGATGTGAATACTTCTCTGAAAATGCGTTTAAATGAGTGTAGTAGAGattcaaaagattaatAGACTGCGGCAAATTCCCAGAAAAGTTAAAATAAGATTTATGAtacattattttcttcacaTTATCTAAAGTGACCTTCTTAGAATTATGCAGCTCTTTTTCAGGTAGCGCCAGTGATATAGGATCCAGCGAAAAGAATTGCATAAGGTTCAACTTCGGTGCTTCAAATTCCAGTACATTACAGAACATTTGACTTAATATCCAACTCGAATcatgttttttttgcctATTATTGTGTATGGAGCTTGCAATGATGCTCCTAGTTCTAATAAGTCCTTGCTAACGATTTCCAATACCATGTAGTCAGTACCTTGGAGTGAGACTGCAACTGCAACAATATCATCggttaaaatatttttctccTTTCTTCGAAGGTGTTTTGGCCAAAACAAATAGCTGCTCATCCTAGCATTTATCCTTTGGATATGATGGTATCGAGTATATTCAGCTGTCTATTAATTTTCATCATACATGAACATATTCCGATATCacaatatttcaaaaaagtgACATTTGcgaaaatatatatagtgATAAAACGAGAAGTTAAAACTCTCTAATACAAAGTTTTATATTGACAATTGTTTAAGGTGTTAGTTACGCCAACAACAGAAAGATTGAGCCATTACATAATAAGTGTGCATTAAACTGGTTCTTCCGCATTAGAAGGCGTGTCGAACAAGGTTAACTTTCCAGCTCGAGCGATTTTGAGAATTTGTCGTACGTCAAATCTAAGTCTAtcatttgatattattattgcaGAAGCCATTAGAACAATATAGGAAATGGATTCTGATAACAGAAAGCTTACTGCGCCTTTTGAACCCGTAAGGAATCCTTTTATTACGGACGATGAGGAACCTTACGAGGACACCAGAAATAGAAATGTAGTTCCACCATCACTACATATATCCCCTCCTCAGTCCGAGGCAGAGGACACATCAGAGAgtactgaagaagaagttgaaggTAATCGGCTGAGGCTGGCCGATCTTTTCAAAGTACGTAGGGCAGAAGCAAATGGAGGTAAACGTCCAAAATTGTCACTCAAAACATCTTTGAGCGATGACGacattgaagataaaaCCTCTAATAGTATACCACCTGCACGTTCTATGCTATCAACACCCTCTGTTGGTGGAAGGCGCAGAAGATCCAGTGCTAGTACAGATCAATCAAAAAGTAGGTCATCAAGTGCAAGTAGTAAGGATAGGGTTCCAAAATCTGCCAGGGTGCTATCTTTCGTGGCAGCTGATGATATGGACGATTTTAAGATTTTACAAGAAGGTTTTGAAGGTGCTAATAATGAGGCAGGTCAGAGCTGGTTGCCACCTTTAACTTCGAATGATGAATCCAAACTGCCCAAAACGCCAGCTGATCAAACCTCCTTTGAAGGAATATTTCTGCATTCTAAGTCATCTCAGAAATCGACCTCCAGAGAAAGGACGCCTGAACCAGGCCCTAGCGATTATTCAAGACTTTCTCCTTTAAAAAATGCATCCGATACAAAAAGCTACCTCGGAACCAAAAGGAACGACATTT
Coding sequences within it:
- the RTA1 gene encoding Rta1p (similar to Saccharomyces cerevisiae RTA1 (YGR213C) and YLR046C; ancestral locus Anc_5.118), whose amino-acid sequence is MTISNNGTDSSWQLYRYTPNKAAAGIFTALFIVATILSILTLYRCATKNKHTVYPSSSTANGFSLRFYSPVKLIGPYIPSIVGCALEVIGYIARCVSCNNQTKITPYVIQNVLVLIAPTLFAASIYMIFGRMSHLMFSENLMIMPARFNTTIFVLGDVVSLLMQAGGGGLMASESGRVTGSHVLTGGLFVQIIFFGLFIINEFLFLFKLSRKTNPISEKVNWKKLNIVLLFNSFLILLRSIIRVIEAIEGFDGYIQSHEWFLYIFDALLMFVLCVLHALIMLKANIFKIQEDSITAQYANIHITNSNNLGRTESQLFSEKFYGENIQTQEFGTHSSKNLAYE
- the SLI1 gene encoding N-acetyltransferase (similar to Saccharomyces cerevisiae SLI1 (YGR212W); ancestral locus Anc_5.119) — encoded protein: MNGASVRQLAPIEKYFYHRSDLGLHTCFYLGVELSKIPSKDKFIQALKKTIAELPLFHCNIDKGSGNSDLHAKNVQGVINFADVVEFRNDIQFLSTKEINDIFQNYDFNYGKESFLWKILVIPSQNQLLLLLDHALYDGNSGVKFWEVFMTSLREAKCNVEEQEDECIFKGDKSTDFVLEPHPYDKWPGTWSWAVKKVLAKMLFSASPKMITKIDSKFMQFKDYPFVDKLLEKPPKNGRKYQVNNDNLQWQFRLTPESLKKMLESCKKNRVSLTSYLVALFIMSLREINENKLCGGPSVNVSIPMNTRMKCKERLNLRDEEVQVGNFVTGLDFKTKMEKQEETTILNVASKVQEFITNETLNNIGDKINAMNLLNVVNQRRFLEETLNSINEGPGSVFEVTNLGFKDFDRNCDTQLNFYIKDSFFNVPKGIYSVFTCAIISTPLGGLNCTVSFPKELADTLDKPFSYVKNKLNL
- the RSM27 gene encoding mitochondrial 37S ribosomal protein mS33 (similar to Saccharomyces cerevisiae RSM27 (YGR215W); ancestral locus Anc_5.115), with the translated sequence MSVPKKRLFELNRLSAKIFDQNFNPQGLRTGSKILSSRLKGPTIANYYGNPDFLKFKNLKTLFPNYQFVDTDELYRLSKVEGLKRRGKGPPKKTKSGSTLSKPTKHK
- the ZPR1 gene encoding zinc finger-containing protein ZPR1 (similar to Saccharomyces cerevisiae ZPR1 (YGR211W); ancestral locus Anc_5.120) translates to MVEENKESLFKPVGETAEELQEPAQTQDGVVLTGAADAMGHPVQEIESLCMNCHENGTTRLLLTSIPYFREVVIMSFECEHCGLKNSEIQPASSIQEKGSKYILKIEDKEDFNRQVVKAETASCKFVELDIEIPPKRGVLTTVEGLLEEMIDDLESDQEQRKQIDENLYNQIKDFIEKVKSYIDCKEGTLPLTFALDDPAGNSWIEYKPGEAQHKWSHSEYIRTDQQNVDIGIITRDQLEDRRKEQVAALANRERNKSQASTVLKSSEAFLSDATDIENFNNEVQTFTASCPSCMQSCDTHMKPVNIPHFKEVIIMSTVCEHCGYKSNEVKTGGAIPAQGRKITLLCDDPSDLSRDILKSETCSLVVPELHLDIQQGTLGGRFTTLEGLLRQVYEELESRVFTQTSDSMDEETKQRWVTFFAKLKDATDGKVKFTVIMEDPLAGSYIQNVYAPDPDPNMTIEDYDRTEEENEDLGLKDMEVN
- the RPS0A gene encoding 40S ribosomal protein uS2 (similar to Saccharomyces cerevisiae RPS0A (YGR214W) and RPS0B (YLR048W); ancestral locus Anc_5.116), with translation MSLPATFDLTPEDAQLLLAANAHLGARNVQVHQEPYVHSASPDGVHVINIGKTWEKLVLAARIIAAIPNPEDVVAISSRTYGQRAVLKYAAHTGATPIAGRFTPGSFTNYITRSFKEPRLVIVTDPRSDAQAIKEASYVNIPVIALTDLDSPSEYVDVAIPCNNRGKHSIGLIWYLLAREVLRLRGALVDRTQPWSIMPDLYFYRNPEEVEQQTAEEAAQSTATEEEAKEEVTEEQTGASEWAEENADAAEW
- the KAFR0B04090 gene encoding uncharacterized protein (similar to Saccharomyces cerevisiae RSF1 (YMR030W)), which encodes MFNYPRISVEQLPLNNLPSLLPTAGVPQHVDTDTRNSMSQHRLTEGTNNSLDPIYENIEIENFEPNKLRLIIPTASNLKIKTENVFLKFIFAGYDDSNDLFCQFFNPNTNLICNKRMHFENHKIKISTMARKCKDHLVKSHNFNINDHNYFKFLNLYYPVFKNSYTEDTLNKVLPMLEEFEVVCDSIKIENSDSYKELASIIGDRIRHTRNKLSDNEEFKKWFTNWVIDPITLRNDSDDSKSSIKDAYDLFATVRDKIQISHFSLATEESGDNGEQTEEEINNEKSMEKLDPALQDELWSLLQQQQYQSQMVAQLLGKLLAEAHSPSHATTIGNSMILQLLKKVSRQLNQEVKLRQEQQLLQNDILEYLKRIPKRHLKRSKFQAKKRKIKN